The genomic segment GATCTCCTCCGCCAGGAGCTGGCCTAGTGTATCATCGAGCTCACCGCCCCCGGTCGCGACGTGCAGCACGCCGGCCAGTGCGGCAATCCGGTCGTTCAGCTCGTGGCACAGGCCGCTGAGCAACCCGTCGCCGACGGTCTGCCACGCCTCGCTGGCGGCGAGGCGCGTCGCGGGAGAGGATGCCCCGGCACGCTCGCTCATCGGCCCATGTTGACCGGGCTAACCCTGCTCACCGCCAGCCGCTGCCTGCCCGGCCAGCCCTTCGATCAGCCCCACCATCGCGTCGTACTTGAACGGCTTCTTCAGGAAGCGCGCGCCGAACTCTGCTTCGATGCTGGCCCGGTCCCGCTCCACATCCCCGCTCATGAGGACCGCCCGGCCCTGCAGCCCGGGAAGTTGCTCCAGCCGCCTGAAGAGTTCGACGCCGTCGCCCGGCATGCGCGCATCCACCAGCGCCGCATCGAACTCCCCTTCGCCGGCCAGCCGCAGCGCCTCCTGGGCATCTTCCGCCACGACCACCTGGTGGCCGCGCCGCTCGAGCAGGCGCGAGAGGGTGTAGCGGACCGTGGGCTCGTCGTCCGCGACCAGGATCCTCAAGGTGCGCGCAGGCTTCTTGGTGTACCATGGGCTTCCAGGCTCTTCGTGGCCGGGCATGACCGGAGAGTACGCGCGCGGCGCGCTCCCCGACAACCGGCGCGCGCGCAGGGAGCGGAGGTGGACGAAGGGGCGGGGCTGGGCGGGAGC from the Gemmatimonadota bacterium genome contains:
- a CDS encoding response regulator — its product is MRILVADDEPTVRYTLSRLLERRGHQVVVAEDAQEALRLAGEGEFDAALVDARMPGDGVELFRRLEQLPGLQGRAVLMSGDVERDRASIEAEFGARFLKKPFKYDAMVGLIEGLAGQAAAGGEQG